AGCTAAAAATAATACAACCAATACTGAAAAAAATGTACACGAAAatacaagtttaataaaatcactTGCATTTTCTAaccctaaaaataataagaacccgcaaaatgaaattatatccAATGAAAAAGAAGACACTACACCATATTTAGTAAAGTCTTCATATTCTGATAacaaaaaacatgaaaataatataccaaAATCAATACTAAAGTCTCCCGAAATAGTTTCTACGCCTCAAACTAAGGAAAGTACACTAAATCAAGATAATACATTTAGTGGAGTAAAGCGTAAAGTCCAATTTGAAATGGATAAAAATACGCAACAATCACAAGAACCCACTCAATTTTTTATGCCTCAAGTTAATGATGGAGTTATCGATAATCGACACAATTTAACTAAAGACGACTATAGCTTAGTTATGATTAAAAATgacgaacaaaataataaggCACTGTCTTCAAAAGAATCCATTGATTTTTCAGCAGTTGACAATTGTACAAAAGATGAATTAGTGAAAAATCTAAATAAGCCACCAATTTTCAATGCATCTAGATTGTCAGCTGATAAATTTGTAAAACCAAATACGCAAAGTGAACCTGCTGATGAACGCATCATTGATGATGCTCAACGTCCAACAAATGATGAATTTTCGATGACGAAATATATCGAAATACACGAAAATACTTTACCAAAATCAACTGGATCTGCTCATGTCATTGAAAACAACCAAACGAATATCATCGAAGGAAATAAAAAGCGCAAATTCTTGGAAAAAATTGGCTCTATCATCTATGAAATGCAAAAGGGGAcgattgaaattataaatgcaatgaATGATTACACATCGAAACATTTAGATATTGCCATCAACGCATTGAAACAACCAAATATTGGCAATAAACCTGAGCAAAACAAGGAACACAGGATACCTACTTTAAATCATTAACATTCAGGCCTAGGACTTATAGATGCCATGGAAAATAGCAAGGTCTAACTCAACCAGGCAGGACTTCATCACGTTTACGGCAAAGAATTTTGGGTTAAGGGAATTTATTTACTCATTAAAGACAAATTGTCCACTCAGAATGAAGTTACTTAAAAACTATGGTTAGCTCAATCAATCTTtacatgcatttaaaatatttcttccgTTGCAAATTTTCTTagccttgttttaaatatcttcTTTGAgttactttcttttatattgtttggaAGACTTTTGTATAATAGGGTATTTAGTGTATGTG
The genomic region above belongs to Manduca sexta isolate Smith_Timp_Sample1 unplaced genomic scaffold, JHU_Msex_v1.0 HiC_scaffold_2916, whole genome shotgun sequence and contains:
- the LOC119192551 gene encoding uncharacterized protein LOC119192551 codes for the protein MRQFVLDSGVLSVAARRRGCTCDDMATKYHVVTFVNSKSENETKYAFVPESWVKVHRLTDNTAVIVYPSEDSSIEERVRKNEIPAADWKRHLCEIVSSTNDVNEAVLSTLRYTSLGSASVNKGVKANKHKSNTIDLNKELSSSKKPRITSQVQNNRTPSEGPMGSSTPIAKNNTTNTEKNVHENTSLIKSLAFSNPKNNKNPQNEIISNEKEDTTPYLVKSSYSDNKKHENNIPKSILKSPEIVSTPQTKESTLNQDNTFSGVKRKVQFEMDKNTQQSQEPTQFFMPQVNDGVIDNRHNLTKDDYSLVMIKNDEQNNKALSSKESIDFSAVDNCTKDELVKNLNKPPIFNASRLSADKFVKPNTQSEPADERIIDDAQRPTNDEFSMTKYIEIHENTLPKSTGSAHVIENNQTNIIEGNKKRKFLEKIGSIIYEMQKGTIEIINAMNDYTSKHLDIAINALKQPNIGNKPEQNKEHRIPTLNH